The Vicia villosa cultivar HV-30 ecotype Madison, WI linkage group LG1, Vvil1.0, whole genome shotgun sequence genome includes a region encoding these proteins:
- the LOC131658755 gene encoding uncharacterized protein LOC131658755 has protein sequence MKPPSQRVKIRGALKKLKPTLNDNSTTRAPSYCEHDNKLFPDSPTPKSQKSQKSSNKGAHISKPPPTPIPQKIPFIEEMPIPPKIPFIEEMLVFMHKYIKRIVNIEGDGSCGYRAVTTLLGDGEDSHT, from the coding sequence ATGAAACCACCTTCTCAACGAGTTAAGATAAGGGGTGCTTTGAAGAAACTGAAGCCTACACTGAATGACAACTCGACTACACGAGCTCCTTCTTATTGTGAGCACGACAATAAACTTTTTCCCGACTCACCGACTCCTAAAtctcaaaaatctcaaaagagTTCAAACAAAGGAGCTCACATAAGCAAACCGCCTCCGACACCTATTCCACAGAAAATTCCATTTATCGAAGAGATGCCTATTCCACCGAAAATTCCATTCATCGAAGAGATGCtggtttttatgcacaaatacatcaaGCGGATCGTCAATATTGAGGGGGACGGTAGTTGCGGTTACCGGGCCGTAACAACTTTGCTTGGTGATGGAGAGGATAGCCATACATGA